Proteins encoded by one window of Chryseobacterium foetidum:
- a CDS encoding transglutaminase-like domain-containing protein encodes MKKILITFCCVSAAFLYSQKHEFLKMPKFTIEDLKKTKSQIDEKAPAEILYRSVHYRIDDTSGDLLKNIAYRIKVYDKDKVEDWMNLEISLYDNNSGSREALRSMKAVVYNLENDKIAETKVDKSSKFKSKENKYSTVNKFAFPNIKNGSVIEYKYEVSSPFVYQVPMAYIELDIPSEYTEYVFESPVEMSYHIDFTGSLTPKHRKVEEAQLYGRTTKTYRFAYEDLKAFKSEKFVKNEDNYRTKIRAELHSTFFNNNLKMYTSTWEDIRKKLWDDEDFGNQYKKDRVAKELLPAEIMNEKDEMKRANSIHSFVKSNYTWNENNGFYAENGLKNLMKTKTGNCGDLNLMLLSMLRGSGIKAYPVLISTIKNGSVNVTFPNVGNFNYMVVCAEISGKSYLFDATSKQASEGILPSRVWNNTGLLLKDDKADVISINNIKMSYNYLTTKAKINENGSISGVYEDKDVGLFAMNAKENYDENQEKYKKQYKENFSVDFTDIQSNILENGDFESKMSFTSENLIDNVGKKKIFNPLLFLHSAANDFDQTEERKYVIDFISPISKIKTVEIEIPEGYEIGDLPKSKKIVTEDKEISYSYIVEKTDKKVKVTSQYKIASADYPKEYYPAFKQIWKVISDSESQVMSLIKK; translated from the coding sequence ATGAAAAAAATATTAATAACCTTCTGCTGCGTTTCGGCGGCATTTCTGTATTCTCAGAAGCATGAATTTCTGAAAATGCCAAAGTTCACCATCGAAGATTTAAAGAAAACCAAATCTCAGATTGACGAAAAAGCTCCTGCAGAAATACTTTATCGCTCGGTTCATTACAGAATTGACGATACTTCGGGAGATTTATTGAAAAATATCGCCTACAGAATAAAAGTCTACGACAAAGATAAAGTGGAAGACTGGATGAATCTGGAAATCTCTTTGTATGACAACAATTCCGGCAGCAGAGAGGCTTTGAGATCAATGAAAGCTGTAGTGTACAATCTGGAAAACGATAAAATTGCAGAAACGAAAGTAGATAAAAGTTCTAAATTTAAATCGAAAGAAAACAAATACAGTACAGTAAATAAATTTGCTTTCCCGAACATTAAAAACGGTTCTGTTATTGAGTATAAATATGAAGTATCATCGCCTTTTGTATATCAGGTTCCGATGGCGTATATTGAGCTCGACATTCCTTCAGAGTACACAGAATATGTTTTTGAATCACCTGTGGAAATGTCTTATCACATAGATTTTACCGGTAGTCTTACTCCTAAACACCGCAAAGTGGAAGAAGCACAGCTTTATGGAAGAACCACAAAAACCTACCGTTTTGCCTACGAAGATCTGAAAGCATTTAAGTCTGAAAAGTTTGTAAAAAATGAAGACAATTACCGTACAAAGATACGCGCTGAATTGCATTCTACTTTTTTCAACAATAATTTGAAGATGTATACATCTACGTGGGAGGATATCAGAAAAAAACTTTGGGATGATGAAGATTTTGGAAACCAGTACAAAAAAGACCGCGTTGCCAAAGAACTTTTGCCTGCGGAAATTATGAATGAGAAAGATGAAATGAAAAGAGCAAACTCAATTCATAGTTTCGTGAAATCTAATTATACCTGGAATGAAAATAACGGTTTCTATGCAGAAAACGGATTGAAAAACCTGATGAAAACCAAAACCGGAAACTGTGGAGATCTGAACCTGATGTTGCTGAGCATGCTCAGAGGTTCTGGTATTAAAGCATATCCTGTGTTGATTTCTACCATCAAAAACGGAAGTGTAAACGTCACTTTTCCCAACGTGGGAAATTTTAATTACATGGTAGTCTGTGCTGAAATAAGCGGTAAATCCTACTTGTTTGACGCAACTTCCAAGCAGGCTTCAGAAGGTATTTTGCCGTCAAGGGTCTGGAATAATACCGGACTTCTTCTAAAGGATGATAAAGCTGATGTAATCAGTATCAACAACATCAAAATGTCTTATAATTATCTGACGACTAAGGCTAAAATCAATGAAAATGGAAGTATCAGTGGGGTTTATGAAGATAAAGATGTAGGATTGTTTGCGATGAATGCAAAAGAAAATTACGACGAAAATCAGGAAAAATACAAAAAACAGTATAAAGAAAACTTTTCAGTAGATTTTACAGATATTCAATCAAATATTCTTGAAAACGGTGATTTTGAATCTAAGATGAGTTTCACCTCCGAAAATCTGATTGACAATGTGGGCAAGAAAAAAATATTTAACCCGCTTCTGTTTTTACATTCGGCAGCAAATGATTTTGACCAGACGGAAGAGCGCAAATATGTGATCGATTTTATTTCTCCAATTTCCAAAATCAAAACGGTGGAAATTGAAATACCGGAAGGTTATGAAATTGGTGATCTGCCGAAAAGCAAAAAAATTGTCACAGAAGATAAAGAAATCAGTTACTCATACATTGTAGAGAAAACCGATAAAAAAGTGAAGGTCACTTCGCAATACAAAATAGCAAGTGCAGATTATCCTAAAGAATATTATCCCGCTTTCAAGCAGATTTGGAAAGTGATTTCAGACAGTGAAAGCCAGGTAATGAGCCTGATTAAAAAATAA
- a CDS encoding RsiV family protein: MKRSALAFAIGICTLFVSCKKEKNTDQANNPEPALEKFVIDSLSLKDSLVMSPKLSLEYRSEVLVYPSVKDKALLDSIYFIYKGITDFSKNGLQDFLQKDKADYFNETKSRSKDWLADISYKQTWYTSFKMKQISHKNDFLQLEYLSAAYEGGAHDNYWFSNRIFDLKSNKKLLLSDITTMPEAKISEILKKNMDKIHSGTTDSRGDVKNSDMLLVDVIEPNDNFYFDGKNLYFHYSPYEIAAFAAGDIVIPVSWIELQGTLKPEFEKRLNSH, from the coding sequence ATGAAAAGATCTGCTTTAGCATTTGCCATCGGAATCTGTACGCTGTTTGTGTCTTGTAAGAAAGAAAAAAATACAGATCAGGCAAACAATCCTGAACCCGCTTTGGAGAAATTTGTAATAGACTCACTTTCACTGAAAGATTCTTTGGTGATGAGCCCAAAACTGTCGCTGGAGTACCGTTCGGAAGTTTTGGTTTATCCTTCAGTTAAAGACAAAGCTTTGTTAGACAGCATCTATTTTATTTACAAAGGAATTACAGATTTTTCGAAAAACGGATTACAGGATTTTCTACAGAAAGATAAAGCGGATTATTTTAATGAAACCAAAAGCCGCAGCAAAGACTGGCTTGCTGATATTTCCTATAAGCAAACATGGTATACGAGTTTCAAAATGAAACAGATTTCACATAAAAATGATTTTCTGCAGCTGGAATATCTTTCTGCTGCTTACGAAGGTGGTGCTCATGATAATTACTGGTTTTCCAACAGGATTTTTGATTTAAAAAGCAATAAAAAACTGCTTCTGTCAGATATCACAACAATGCCTGAAGCAAAAATTTCAGAAATTCTAAAGAAAAACATGGATAAAATTCACAGCGGCACTACAGATTCCAGAGGCGATGTGAAAAATTCAGATATGCTTTTGGTAGACGTAATTGAGCCGAATGATAATTTTTATTTTGACGGCAAAAATCTATATTTCCATTACAGTCCTTACGAGATTGCAGCTTTTGCGGCCGGCGATATCGTGATTCCTGTTTCATGGATTGAACTTCAGGGAACATTAAAACCTGAATTTGAGAAAAGACTGAATTCACATTAA
- a CDS encoding RsiV family protein, giving the protein MKNLFFALSILAFAFSCNKNQREKTVTVKNDSSDIKKDSIQITIDSLIVEDSARYSKTFSAEYRQKLLTFTGLQKNVLDSLYFGELRLKEKPMTDFSTESIKARMTENMKQYLAESGAEDDYVNREYKQTWDEISDMKVLSHTKDFLTINYNGYGFSGGAHGYGYELYKVADLKNQSILQLSDIVEATKINWQPILLKHVDRELLFDENITADKNFYFDNQSLTFIYNQYEIAPYAAGIIEIKVPFSEIKQYLKPEFEKRLNIN; this is encoded by the coding sequence ATGAAAAACCTATTTTTCGCACTATCCATTCTTGCCTTTGCTTTTTCCTGTAATAAAAACCAGAGAGAAAAAACAGTAACGGTAAAAAATGATTCTTCTGACATAAAAAAAGACAGCATTCAGATTACAATTGATTCTCTGATCGTGGAAGATTCCGCAAGGTATTCAAAAACCTTTTCTGCGGAGTACAGACAAAAATTACTGACTTTTACAGGTCTTCAGAAAAATGTTTTAGACAGTCTCTATTTTGGGGAACTTCGTTTAAAAGAGAAGCCTATGACAGATTTTTCCACCGAAAGTATTAAAGCGAGAATGACTGAAAACATGAAACAATACCTTGCAGAAAGCGGCGCGGAAGATGATTATGTAAACAGAGAATATAAACAGACGTGGGATGAGATTTCGGATATGAAAGTTTTGTCCCATACCAAGGATTTCCTCACCATCAACTACAATGGCTATGGCTTCAGCGGCGGCGCACATGGTTATGGGTACGAGCTTTACAAAGTGGCAGATCTTAAAAATCAATCCATTTTACAGTTATCTGATATTGTGGAAGCTACAAAAATCAACTGGCAACCAATTTTATTAAAGCATGTTGACAGAGAATTGCTCTTTGATGAAAACATTACGGCTGATAAAAACTTTTATTTTGATAATCAGTCGCTCACATTTATTTATAATCAATATGAAATCGCCCCGTACGCAGCAGGAATTATCGAAATTAAAGTACCTTTTTCAGAAATTAAACAATATCTGAAACCTGAATTTGAAAAGAGACTCAACATTAACTAA
- a CDS encoding diacylglycerol/lipid kinase family protein, whose amino-acid sequence MEKVAFIINPFSAKKNYQPFLNELKAKVENPLYYISESIPGTNEFIRKNFDVADIFVAIGGDGTISTVAGNIINSEKILAIFPAGSGNGFSNETQFSKNLDELLDKIKVKNSRKIDTFTVNGKLSINVSGTGFDGKVVKEFEKTDRGFKNYIKVSLQTFFSYKPIKLEFSDEKLAQHNGKYLMVNIANTRQFGNNAYIAPMASKSDGLVDMVLVKKFPLTYSPLFAFRMFTKKLKNDDYITYLPISETEFSVNTKNWHLDGEFNRIESPIRIKVQPASLRILI is encoded by the coding sequence ATGGAAAAAGTAGCTTTCATCATCAATCCTTTTTCAGCCAAAAAAAATTACCAGCCTTTCCTAAATGAGCTGAAAGCCAAAGTAGAAAATCCTTTGTACTACATTTCAGAATCTATTCCGGGAACAAATGAGTTTATCCGAAAAAACTTTGATGTTGCCGATATTTTCGTAGCAATCGGCGGCGACGGAACAATTTCTACGGTGGCGGGAAATATTATCAATTCAGAAAAAATTCTTGCTATATTTCCGGCAGGTTCGGGAAACGGGTTTTCCAATGAAACTCAGTTCAGCAAAAATCTGGATGAACTTTTAGATAAAATAAAAGTGAAAAATTCCAGAAAAATAGACACTTTTACTGTAAACGGAAAGCTATCCATCAACGTTTCAGGAACCGGTTTCGATGGAAAGGTCGTTAAAGAATTTGAAAAAACCGATCGTGGATTTAAGAATTACATCAAAGTTTCTCTTCAGACATTCTTCAGCTACAAACCTATAAAACTTGAATTTTCTGATGAAAAACTGGCTCAGCACAACGGAAAATATCTGATGGTAAACATTGCGAATACAAGACAGTTTGGTAACAATGCTTACATCGCACCAATGGCAAGCAAGAGTGACGGTCTTGTGGATATGGTTTTGGTCAAAAAATTTCCGTTGACCTATTCGCCGCTTTTTGCATTCAGAATGTTTACAAAAAAGCTGAAAAACGATGACTACATCACTTATCTGCCCATCTCAGAAACTGAATTCAGTGTAAATACAAAAAACTGGCATCTCGATGGGGAATTCAACAGAATAGAATCACCAATCCGCATCAAAGTACAGCCCGCAAGCTTAAGAATTTTAATATGA
- a CDS encoding dicarboxylate/amino acid:cation symporter yields the protein MKSKKIYQQLYFQVIVAIVLGILLGKFYPELGEKMKPLGDGFIELVKMIIAPVIFITLTLGIAHMTDLKKVGRIAVKAMIYFFTFSTLALIIGLVVGNILQPGSGLNIDPASLSGDVSQYQQKAHETTLTGFIMNIIPETLFSPLVGENILQVLLVAILFGVALVLTKEKSGKITEFLQVLSAPVFKIVHMLMKLAPIGAFGAMAFTIGKYGLASVLNLIFLVGTFYITSALFVVVVLGAVAWYNGFNIFKLMYYLKEELLLVLGTSSSESALPGIMEKMEKAGCSKAIVGLVVPTGYSFNLDGTNIYMTLASLFIAQALNIDLSIEKQLMLLLVAMLSSKGAAGVTGAGFVTLAATLAVVPEIPIAGMILILGIDKFMSECRALTNVIGNSVATVVVANWEKQLDKDQLKYCLANPNEIEKKLEV from the coding sequence TTGAAATCAAAAAAGATATATCAGCAACTTTATTTTCAGGTAATTGTTGCTATCGTACTGGGAATTCTGCTTGGGAAGTTCTATCCTGAGCTTGGCGAAAAGATGAAACCTTTGGGCGACGGCTTTATTGAGCTCGTAAAAATGATTATTGCTCCGGTAATTTTCATTACACTCACTTTGGGAATTGCCCACATGACTGACCTGAAAAAAGTGGGAAGAATTGCCGTAAAAGCGATGATTTATTTTTTCACCTTTTCCACTTTAGCATTAATCATCGGGCTTGTAGTGGGAAATATTTTACAGCCAGGCTCAGGACTAAATATTGACCCTGCAAGTCTTTCCGGAGATGTTTCCCAATACCAGCAAAAAGCGCACGAGACCACACTCACGGGATTCATAATGAATATTATTCCTGAAACACTCTTCAGTCCGTTGGTGGGTGAAAATATTCTTCAGGTTTTATTGGTTGCCATTTTATTTGGTGTTGCCTTGGTTTTAACAAAAGAAAAAAGCGGAAAAATCACAGAATTTCTACAGGTTCTGTCTGCTCCGGTTTTCAAAATTGTTCATATGCTGATGAAGCTCGCACCCATCGGAGCGTTCGGGGCAATGGCTTTTACAATCGGAAAATACGGATTGGCATCTGTTTTAAATCTCATATTTTTAGTGGGAACATTTTATATTACATCAGCACTTTTTGTTGTCGTAGTTCTGGGCGCAGTGGCCTGGTATAATGGTTTTAACATATTTAAACTGATGTATTACCTCAAAGAAGAACTTCTTTTGGTTTTAGGCACAAGCTCTTCAGAGTCTGCGTTACCTGGAATTATGGAAAAAATGGAAAAAGCAGGCTGCTCGAAAGCTATCGTCGGTTTGGTAGTTCCTACGGGCTATTCTTTCAATCTTGACGGCACGAATATTTATATGACTTTGGCCTCACTTTTCATTGCACAGGCTTTAAATATTGATCTTTCCATTGAAAAACAACTGATGCTTTTACTCGTAGCAATGTTGAGTTCTAAAGGTGCCGCCGGAGTTACCGGAGCAGGTTTTGTGACACTGGCTGCGACACTGGCTGTCGTTCCGGAAATTCCCATCGCGGGAATGATTTTGATATTGGGAATTGATAAATTTATGAGCGAATGCCGTGCTTTAACCAACGTTATCGGAAATTCTGTAGCTACAGTTGTTGTGGCGAACTGGGAAAAGCAGCTGGATAAGGATCAACTGAAATATTGTCTTGCCAATCCCAACGAAATTGAGAAAAAATTAGAGGTATAA
- the ggt gene encoding gamma-glutamyltransferase produces the protein MRKIICILIFAGYSVSAQYTDIQIVKEVKVSKKGVVVSAHPLASEAGAKILRIGGNAYDAIVATQYALAVVYPQAGNLGGGGFLVGVKNNGESFSLDYRETAPEKASKDMYLDRKGNADTDLSQNGRLAAGVPGSVAGFFATLKYCKLPMEKLIQPAIDIAEKGFAITSQEAELLNYSKKFFEKNNKNKIAFVKNSEWKQGDILIQKELAETLKLIQKNGMKGFYEGKTADLITKEMKNGNGIISLNDLRNYKVIERKALNFKYKENDIVSMPLPSSGGILLAQMLKMSSFENLQKYQQNSTEAVQIMVEAERRAFADRAEYMGDPAFINDKTSLLISDDYLRKRWKSFSFNKATLSSEVGKIVQQPTESTETTHISVIDKDGNAAAVTTTLNGLYGSKVVVSEAGFFLNNEMDDFSVKPGVPNMFGAVGGKANEIQPGKRMLSSMTPTIVMKNGKPFMVVGTPGGTTIPTSVFQSVVNVIDFKLNANLAVNSPKFHHQWLPEMVAFEKNFPESTIKNLENLGYKAERWNQLGRTEMILVDENGNIHAVADGRGDDSVAVE, from the coding sequence ATGAGAAAAATTATCTGTATCCTGATCTTCGCAGGATATTCTGTATCAGCGCAATACACCGATATTCAGATTGTAAAAGAAGTGAAGGTTTCTAAAAAAGGCGTCGTGGTGAGTGCACACCCTTTAGCCAGCGAAGCAGGCGCGAAAATACTCAGAATTGGTGGCAATGCCTACGATGCAATCGTCGCAACACAATACGCTTTGGCAGTAGTCTATCCGCAAGCCGGAAACCTGGGTGGCGGTGGCTTTTTGGTGGGCGTCAAAAATAACGGAGAAAGTTTCAGTCTGGATTATCGTGAAACCGCTCCCGAAAAGGCTTCTAAAGACATGTATCTCGACAGAAAAGGAAATGCCGATACAGACTTGTCTCAAAACGGACGCTTAGCTGCAGGAGTTCCGGGAAGTGTCGCCGGATTTTTTGCCACGCTTAAATACTGTAAACTTCCGATGGAAAAACTGATCCAACCTGCCATTGATATTGCTGAAAAGGGTTTTGCCATCACCAGTCAGGAAGCAGAACTGCTGAATTACAGCAAAAAGTTTTTTGAAAAAAATAATAAAAATAAAATCGCCTTTGTAAAAAATTCCGAATGGAAGCAAGGTGATATTCTGATACAAAAAGAACTGGCAGAAACTTTAAAACTCATTCAGAAAAACGGAATGAAAGGTTTTTATGAAGGAAAAACGGCAGATTTAATTACCAAAGAGATGAAAAACGGCAATGGAATTATTTCCTTGAACGATCTCAGAAACTATAAAGTTATCGAAAGAAAAGCTTTGAATTTTAAGTATAAAGAAAACGATATTGTTTCCATGCCTTTGCCTTCCAGCGGAGGAATTCTTCTGGCACAGATGCTGAAAATGTCTTCTTTTGAAAACCTTCAGAAGTATCAGCAAAATTCTACGGAAGCTGTACAAATTATGGTGGAAGCCGAACGAAGAGCATTTGCCGACAGAGCGGAATACATGGGCGATCCGGCATTTATAAATGATAAAACATCTTTATTAATTTCGGATGATTATTTAAGAAAAAGATGGAAATCTTTTAGCTTTAATAAAGCAACATTAAGTTCAGAAGTTGGGAAAATCGTTCAGCAACCGACAGAATCTACAGAAACTACTCACATTTCAGTAATTGATAAAGATGGAAACGCAGCGGCTGTTACCACGACTCTGAATGGACTCTACGGCAGTAAAGTTGTGGTTTCCGAAGCAGGATTTTTTCTGAATAATGAAATGGATGATTTTTCTGTAAAACCAGGCGTTCCCAACATGTTTGGTGCAGTGGGCGGTAAAGCCAACGAAATTCAGCCGGGAAAAAGAATGCTTTCGTCGATGACTCCAACGATTGTCATGAAAAACGGCAAACCTTTTATGGTTGTGGGAACTCCGGGTGGAACCACAATTCCAACTTCTGTTTTTCAGTCTGTTGTAAATGTGATTGATTTTAAACTCAATGCCAACCTCGCCGTAAATTCGCCAAAATTTCACCATCAGTGGCTGCCGGAGATGGTTGCTTTTGAAAAGAATTTCCCAGAATCCACCATCAAAAATCTTGAAAATCTCGGCTACAAAGCTGAAAGATGGAATCAGCTCGGCAGAACGGAAATGATTTTGGTCGATGAAAACGGAAACATTCACGCAGTTGCCGATGGGCGTGGCGATGATTCTGTTGCGGTGGAGTGA
- a CDS encoding NAD-dependent epimerase/dehydratase family protein, with translation MESFTEKILITGALGQIGTELTNRLVEIHGADNVVASGLDRYQKNLTSAGHYERMDVTNTQLVRQVIKDYEITTVYHLASLLSGTSEKQPVFAWKLNLEPLLHFCEMAKEGLLKKIFWPSSIAVFGKGIPKENVGQDVVLNPTTVYGISKMAGEKWCEYYFDKHGVDVRSIRYPGLISWKTPAGGGTTDYAVEIFYEALEEGKYTSFISENTGMPMLYMDDAIDATLKLMDAPKENLTVRSSYNLGGMSFTPKELSAEIKKELPYFEVDYKPDFRQAIADSWPASIDDSVAKKDWGLTYNFGISEMTKDMIKNLKVKLNK, from the coding sequence ATGGAGTCTTTCACGGAAAAAATATTGATAACAGGAGCTTTAGGGCAGATAGGAACAGAACTTACCAACCGTCTTGTAGAAATACATGGTGCTGATAATGTGGTGGCTTCGGGGCTTGACAGATATCAGAAAAATCTTACATCAGCCGGTCACTACGAGAGAATGGATGTTACCAATACCCAGCTGGTAAGACAGGTAATTAAAGATTATGAGATTACCACAGTTTATCATTTGGCTTCCTTATTGTCCGGAACATCAGAGAAGCAGCCTGTTTTCGCGTGGAAACTTAATCTTGAACCTCTCCTGCATTTTTGTGAAATGGCAAAGGAAGGATTGCTTAAAAAGATCTTTTGGCCAAGTTCAATCGCTGTTTTTGGGAAAGGAATTCCTAAAGAAAATGTTGGGCAGGACGTGGTTTTAAATCCAACAACGGTGTATGGAATCTCTAAAATGGCAGGTGAAAAGTGGTGTGAATATTATTTTGACAAACATGGAGTAGATGTACGAAGCATCCGTTACCCAGGTCTGATTTCATGGAAAACTCCAGCTGGTGGCGGGACAACCGATTATGCTGTTGAAATTTTTTACGAAGCTTTGGAAGAAGGAAAATACACAAGTTTTATTTCTGAAAATACAGGAATGCCAATGTTGTACATGGACGATGCCATTGATGCAACTTTAAAATTAATGGACGCTCCAAAAGAAAATTTAACAGTCCGTTCGTCATACAATTTAGGTGGAATGTCGTTTACACCTAAAGAACTTTCAGCTGAAATTAAAAAGGAACTTCCTTATTTCGAAGTTGATTATAAACCAGATTTCAGACAGGCAATTGCAGATTCTTGGCCCGCATCAATTGATGATTCTGTTGCTAAAAAAGACTGGGGATTAACATACAATTTTGGAATTTCTGAAATGACTAAAGATATGATCAAAAATTTAAAGGTAAAACTGAATAAATAA
- a CDS encoding polysaccharide deacetylase family protein, with protein MILLTFNIANSNAETKNPAGISLVEKLEITEANTKSILKVLDEHDIKASFFIEISIIEKLQQLTKAISAQGHEVAFYNENSTLSKIEAVKRFTEDLLEKQIRGIRQKDEKFPLDELKLLGFNYVSNIDNSDILFPFKRLKRNTEILEENGVSIVPESISPYSQLPYNDFVFQILPMSYYQNMVFETLKSEEFVLIYVNSWQFTEFKKIGLKMPIYRRYNSGKKMEDKLNALLTFINEKELATSRMKDFIF; from the coding sequence ATGATTTTACTGACTTTTAATATTGCAAATTCTAATGCTGAAACAAAGAATCCGGCTGGAATTTCATTGGTTGAAAAGCTTGAAATTACCGAAGCTAACACAAAATCGATATTAAAAGTTTTGGATGAACATGACATAAAAGCCAGTTTTTTCATTGAAATTTCAATCATTGAAAAACTGCAGCAACTCACAAAAGCAATCTCGGCTCAGGGGCATGAGGTTGCTTTTTATAATGAAAACTCAACCTTGTCTAAAATTGAGGCCGTAAAAAGATTCACAGAAGATTTGCTGGAAAAACAGATCAGAGGCATCAGACAGAAAGATGAAAAATTTCCGCTGGATGAACTGAAACTTCTTGGCTTTAATTACGTTTCAAACATTGACAATTCAGACATTCTGTTTCCTTTTAAAAGACTCAAACGGAATACGGAAATACTCGAGGAAAATGGGGTAAGTATTGTACCGGAAAGTATCTCGCCTTATAGTCAGTTGCCTTACAATGATTTTGTTTTTCAGATCCTGCCAATGTCGTATTATCAGAATATGGTTTTTGAAACCTTGAAAAGTGAAGAATTTGTTTTGATTTATGTCAATTCATGGCAGTTTACCGAATTCAAAAAAATTGGCTTAAAAATGCCAATTTACAGACGGTACAATTCAGGCAAAAAAATGGAGGACAAACTGAATGCCCTCCTGACTTTTATCAACGAAAAAGAACTTGCAACTTCCCGTATGAAGGATTTTATTTTTTAG
- a CDS encoding metallophosphoesterase gives MQKNFLIITAIFLLLEVYIYQAVRTLTDNFWIRLGYWAITLAVYGLFAYELTNISRADKDPTRLHLTVSLFLIFILPKIFVVLFLLVDDIFRTGTYFFNFTRPGDHFFPERRKFLSLVGLGLGGAFSALFIDGITFGKFRHKVRKVKIKIPGLGKNFKGYKIIQISDVHSGSFPNPEKLQHAIDLINEQKPDLVLFTGDMVNNVAEEFKPFIPLFSKIKAKDGKLATLGNHDYGDYVTWKSPQAKIDNLETLIDYERQAGFENLRNEHRIIDRNGEKLYILGIENWGLKPFPQYGDLDKALKNIPESAPKILMSHDPSHFDAIVKKHPGNVHLTLSGHTHGMQFGLDLKNVKWSPVQYKYPKWADLYESEGKLLYVNRGFGVLAYPGRVGVLPEITLFELS, from the coding sequence ATGCAGAAGAATTTTTTAATCATCACCGCCATTTTCCTTCTACTGGAAGTCTATATTTATCAAGCTGTACGAACGCTTACTGATAATTTCTGGATCAGGCTTGGATATTGGGCAATTACACTTGCAGTTTACGGATTGTTTGCTTACGAACTCACCAATATATCCCGTGCAGACAAAGATCCTACCCGACTTCATCTCACTGTTTCACTGTTTTTAATATTTATTTTACCTAAAATTTTTGTCGTACTGTTTCTTCTCGTTGACGATATTTTCCGTACAGGAACTTATTTTTTCAATTTTACAAGACCAGGCGATCATTTCTTTCCGGAAAGAAGAAAATTCCTGAGTCTTGTTGGGTTAGGTCTTGGCGGAGCATTTTCGGCTTTGTTCATAGACGGAATTACATTTGGAAAATTCAGACATAAAGTAAGAAAAGTTAAAATTAAAATTCCCGGACTTGGAAAAAATTTTAAAGGCTATAAAATTATTCAGATTTCCGATGTTCACAGCGGTAGTTTTCCCAATCCTGAAAAACTGCAGCATGCGATTGATTTGATTAATGAGCAAAAGCCTGATTTGGTATTATTTACGGGAGATATGGTAAATAATGTAGCGGAAGAGTTCAAACCATTCATTCCATTATTTTCAAAAATCAAAGCGAAAGACGGTAAGTTGGCGACACTGGGAAATCACGATTATGGCGATTACGTAACGTGGAAATCCCCACAAGCCAAAATTGACAATCTTGAAACGCTGATTGATTATGAAAGACAGGCCGGTTTTGAAAATTTGAGAAATGAGCATCGCATAATCGATAGAAACGGAGAAAAACTGTATATTTTAGGCATTGAAAACTGGGGTCTGAAGCCATTTCCGCAATACGGAGATTTAGATAAAGCTTTAAAAAACATTCCTGAATCCGCTCCAAAAATATTAATGAGCCATGACCCTTCCCATTTCGATGCAATCGTTAAAAAACATCCAGGAAATGTGCACTTAACACTTTCTGGTCATACGCATGGAATGCAGTTTGGCTTGGATTTGAAAAATGTAAAATGGTCGCCTGTGCAGTACAAATACCCGAAATGGGCCGATTTGTATGAAAGCGAAGGAAAATTATTGTACGTGAACAGAGGTTTTGGAGTTTTAGCATATCCGGGAAGAGTTGGTGTGTTGCCGGAAATTACGCTTTTTGAACTCTCTTAG